In the genome of Bryobacteraceae bacterium, one region contains:
- a CDS encoding beta-galactosidase trimerization domain-containing protein, translating to MNRRDFVRHSAAAAALAAPSFAQSPAEGWYSRPMRWAQLTLVEDDPGNYDPQFWLDYFRRTHSDAACLSAGGCVAYYPTKVPLHYRSKFLGDRDSFGELVEGCRKLNMVVIARTDPHAAHQDVYDAHPDWIAVDARGNKRRHWADSELWVTCALGPYNFDFMTEVTREVVREYKVDGIFSNRWSGSGMCYCEHCQRNFKAFSGLDLPRTQDPRAPARRKYTVWHQQRLFELWRLWDGEIKKIRPEAAYIANAGGGALSELDMKTIGELAPTLFADRQARRGLMPPWMNGKNGKEYGATLRGKAIAGIFSVGVEEPYRWKDSVQHPDEIRLWVADGAAHNLRPWFTKFNGKVIDKRWLAPVEEIYNWHYRNERYLRNTKSLARVAMVYSQRTASFYGGPRARATVEDHALGYYQALIEARIPFDMVHDGLLDAESLRPYRTLILPNIAALSNQQCDQLAAFVRSGGRLVATHETSLYDEWGDPRKDFGLAALFGATYTGRIERDIHNSYLNVDKSPATGNFHPIVRGLEDATRIINGTQWVHTKPALSGFSPLTLVPSYPDLPMEQVYARVPRTTIPGVYTNEPGAGRVVYFPFDLDRTFWEVLSPDHGALLRNAVQWAHDEPQPLQVDGQGMLDVSLWSQKDSVTAHLVNLTNPMMMKGPVREIISSPPLKVRLQLPDSHRPKAVKLLVGGTRPTYTGAGSTLHIDVPPIGVHEVIAVDFA from the coding sequence ATGAATCGCAGAGACTTCGTCCGTCACTCCGCCGCGGCCGCCGCCCTCGCTGCCCCTTCCTTCGCGCAATCGCCTGCGGAAGGCTGGTACTCCCGCCCCATGCGCTGGGCCCAGCTCACGCTCGTCGAAGACGACCCCGGTAACTACGACCCCCAATTCTGGCTCGATTACTTCCGCCGCACGCACTCCGACGCCGCCTGCCTCTCCGCCGGCGGCTGCGTCGCGTACTACCCCACCAAAGTCCCCCTCCACTACCGTAGCAAGTTCCTCGGCGACCGCGACTCCTTCGGCGAACTCGTCGAAGGCTGCCGAAAACTCAACATGGTGGTGATTGCCCGCACCGATCCCCACGCCGCCCACCAGGACGTCTACGACGCTCACCCCGACTGGATCGCTGTCGACGCCCGAGGCAACAAGCGTAGGCATTGGGCCGACTCCGAACTGTGGGTCACCTGCGCCCTCGGTCCCTATAACTTCGACTTCATGACCGAAGTCACCCGCGAAGTCGTCCGCGAATACAAAGTCGATGGCATCTTCAGCAACCGATGGTCGGGTTCCGGCATGTGCTACTGCGAACACTGCCAGCGCAATTTCAAGGCGTTCTCCGGACTCGACCTCCCCCGCACTCAGGATCCTCGCGCCCCTGCCCGTCGCAAGTACACCGTCTGGCATCAACAGCGCCTGTTCGAGCTCTGGCGCCTGTGGGACGGCGAGATCAAAAAGATCCGCCCCGAAGCCGCCTACATCGCCAACGCCGGCGGCGGCGCCCTCAGCGAGCTCGACATGAAGACCATCGGCGAACTCGCCCCCACGCTCTTCGCGGACCGTCAGGCGCGCCGCGGTCTCATGCCCCCGTGGATGAACGGCAAGAACGGCAAGGAGTACGGCGCAACGCTTCGCGGCAAAGCTATTGCCGGCATCTTCAGCGTGGGCGTCGAGGAACCGTACCGTTGGAAGGATTCTGTCCAGCACCCCGACGAAATCCGCCTCTGGGTCGCCGACGGCGCCGCCCACAACCTCCGCCCCTGGTTTACTAAGTTCAACGGCAAGGTCATCGACAAACGCTGGCTCGCCCCGGTCGAAGAGATCTACAACTGGCACTACCGCAACGAACGCTATCTGCGCAACACCAAATCCCTGGCCCGCGTCGCCATGGTCTACTCCCAGCGAACCGCGTCCTTCTACGGTGGACCCCGCGCCCGCGCCACGGTCGAAGATCACGCACTCGGCTACTACCAGGCCCTCATCGAAGCCCGAATCCCCTTCGACATGGTGCACGACGGCCTCCTCGACGCCGAGAGCCTTCGCCCTTATCGCACCCTCATCCTCCCCAACATCGCCGCGCTCTCGAACCAACAGTGCGACCAACTCGCCGCCTTCGTCCGCTCCGGCGGCCGCCTGGTCGCCACTCACGAAACCTCCCTCTACGACGAATGGGGCGACCCGCGCAAGGACTTCGGCCTCGCCGCCCTCTTCGGCGCCACTTACACCGGCCGCATCGAACGCGACATCCACAACTCCTATCTCAACGTCGATAAGAGCCCCGCCACCGGTAACTTCCACCCCATCGTCCGTGGCCTCGAAGACGCCACTCGTATCATCAACGGAACCCAGTGGGTCCACACCAAGCCCGCCCTCTCCGGCTTCTCGCCGCTAACCCTCGTGCCCTCCTACCCGGACCTCCCGATGGAGCAGGTCTACGCGCGAGTCCCGCGAACCACCATCCCCGGCGTCTACACCAACGAACCGGGCGCCGGCCGCGTCGTCTACTTCCCGTTCGACCTTGACCGCACGTTCTGGGAAGTCCTCTCGCCCGACCACGGCGCGCTCCTCCGCAACGCCGTCCAATGGGCGCACGACGAGCCGCAGCCCCTGCAAGTCGACGGGCAAGGCATGCTCGACGTTTCCCTCTGGAGCCAGAAGGACTCCGTCACCGCCCACCTCGTCAACCTCACCAACCCGATGATGATGAAGGGCCCCGTGCGTGAAATCATTTCTTCGCCTCCGCTAAAGGTTCGTCTTCAACTACCCGATAGCCACCGCCCGAAAGCCGTAAAGTTACTTGTGGGCGGAACCCGGCCGACTTACACCGGCGCCGGTTCCACGCTCCATATCGACGTACCGCCCATCGGAGTCCACGAAGTCATCGCGGTCGACTTCGCCTGA